Genomic DNA from Streptomyces sp. GS7:
CGCCACGCCCATGCGGTTTTGCGCCCACGCCCGTCGCGCGGGGCGGTGTTCCCGGCAGGGCCCGCCGGGAACACCGCCCCGACCAGCAGCCAGGTTGCCACCGCCACTCCGGCAGCCACCAGCGCGAAGGAGCGCCCCTCCTGCGCGTACCGCTGCATCACCGGCAGCAAGGCCAGCACCAGACCTGCCGAGAGGCCGCCCATGGGGCCGGCGAGCCTGCGGCCGATTGCCGCGGTGGTCGCCGCAGCGATGAGCGCACCCAGCACCGAGGGCAGCCGCAGCCCCGCCAGGTTCGCTCCGAAGACCTCGAACACGGTGTGTATCAGCAGGTAGTAGAGGCCGTGGACGATATCCACCTGCCCGGTCATGTGCCAGATCTCGGGTATAGACCGCTGGGCCACCTCCCATGTCGCGGCCTCGTCCCGCCATATGGCGCCCTGGCGGGGTAACCCCCACAAGCCGAGTGCGAGTGCCAGCAGAGCGGGCGCCCCGGAAACCAGCCAGGTCGTCCACCGGTGCGCTCCGGCGGGGGCCGGGGTGGCTCTTCGCTCGGCGAAGGCGAGCGCTGTGGAGTCAAGATCAAGGGACATGTCGCGAATATACATTCGATGTATACGCTCAATTTGCAGGTCCCGCGTGGCTGGGAGCTGTTGCGAAAGTGGATCTCGGTGAACGTCGCCTCCACAGTCTGCCGGGCCTACCCGCCCCCGCCGGGGTGGGCTGGCGGCCGAGATTCATCTCGGCGTCGTGCAGCGGCACAAGCGTCTGCCTATCGTGGGGCACTGCCGGCCAGCGGTGTGACTCTCCGCAGTTCAACCGGTGTTGGAAGCGATCAGGTGTGCCGACCGGGAGTCGGGCGGCCTCGCAAGCGCCCGCGCCGCGTACAGGCCGACAAGGCTTGCGCCTCCCGGCGCAACCGTCCCTACCTGCCCAGGTGCGGGATCAACCACCTCAAGCGCCCGCGGCCATAGCCGCCGAATACGACGAACTCTCCGATCGTTACGAGGCGACCGTGCCGGTCACTGTCATCAACATCTGCACCCTGGCTACCATCGCCGACGCGGCTACGGCACCGCCATCACCCTCGCCGCACTCCACTTGGCTCGCGAACGACACCACCACATCGCCGTACTGCAGGCGTCCACCGAGGGCAAGCCCGTCTACCGCCGCCTGGGTTTCCACCCCTGCGGTCAATTCACCGAACACACCATCGCCCCCTGAACTCCCAGTGCTCACCCCACTCCGGGGCGGTAAGGTCGGCCGATCTGGAGCCAGCCGATCCCTAGGTCCGGCACAAGGCAGGGGGTGAAATAGCCATCGAATGCGGCGCGTTAGACCCCGCATCCCTCCCTCACCCCGAGCGAATCGCCCCGGGTTTGATGGAGATCATCAAGACCCGGAAGGATGCCGATCATGGCTGCTCCCCGTAAGTACCCCGACGAACTGCGCGAGCGTGCGACGCGTCTGGCGGTCGAGGCCCGTAAGGACCCGGTCGGCCGGGCCGGTGCGATCAAGCGGATCGCCGATCAGCTGGACGTGCATCCCGAGGCTTTGCGGGGGTGGGTAAAGCGGGCCGAGATCGACGATGGTGTCGTGCCGGGGACGACCAGTGGGGAGGCCGCGCGGATCGCGGAGTTGGAGCGGGAGGTGAAGGAACTGCGGCGGGCGAACGCGATATTGAAGTCCGCCTCGGCTTTCTTCGCCGCGGAGCTGGACCGTCCACTGCGATGAAGGTCACCTGCATCGACCAGTACAAGGAGACGTTCGGCGTCCAGCAGATCTGCGACGTCCTGTCCGAGACGGACGCGCCGATCGCGTCGAGCACCTACTACGCCGCCCACAGCCGTCCGCGCTCGGCCCGCAGCCTGCGCGACGAGCACCTCACCGAGGAGATACGCCGGATCCACGCTGACAACTACGGTGTCTACGGGGCCCGCAAGGTCCATGCCACCCTGGTCCGCGAGTACTTCACGGTGGCCCGCTGCACGGTCGAACGGCTCATGCGTCAGGCCGGACTTCGCGGGGTGATCCGGGCCAAGAGTCCGCGCACCACCCGGCCCGCGCCCGAGACCAGCCGTCCCGCCGACCTGGTCGAGCGCCAGTTCACCGCAACTGCCCCGAACCAGCTGTGGGTTGCTGACATCACCTATATCAGGACCTTCTCCGGCTGGGTCTACGCGGCCTTCGTCATCGACGTGTTCTCGCGCATGGTCGTCGGCTGGCAGGTCGCCACCAGTCTCTACACCGACCTCGCGCTGGACGCGCTGGAGATGGCGATCTGGCGTCGCCGGCACACCGGCGTCGACCTGGCCGGTCTCACGGATCACTCGGACCGCGGCGTTCAATACCGTGCTATTCGCTACACCGAACGCCTCGAACAGGAGGCGGCCGTGGCCTCGGTCGGCTCCAAGGGCGACTCGTATGACAACGCCCTCGCCGAGGCGTTCAACAGCCTGTTCAAGGCCGAGTTGATCCGCCACAAGGGCCCCTGGGCGTCCATCAACGACGTCGAGATCGCCGTCGCCGAGTACGTCGACTGGTTCAACCAGAGACGCCTGCATGGCGAGCCCGGCCACGACACTCCTGCCGAACACGAGGCCGCCTACTACGCGGCCGAACCCCCTGCGTCACTCCAGAAAACCAGCTAACTCCCTCTCCACGAAACCCGGGGCTTGACAGGCTGAGGTGTCGTTCTCCTTGTAGATCTTGGCGAACGGGCCCCAGTGCAGCCGTGAGCGGGTGTCCTGGGCGTCTTCCATCTGGCGGTCGACGCCGGCTTCCAGGCGGAAGCGGTCGGAGGAGATGCGGAGGTAGGCGCCGGGGCGCTTGGGTGCGTAGGAGGCAAGGTGGTCGTAGAGGTTGAGGGTGACTTGCCCGCCGCGGGCGTGGGCGGGGACTCGAAGTCCTCCCAGACGGTGGTGAGGGCGGTGGTTGGTGGCACGGTGTCGGCTCCTGGTGCTCGGTGTTCCGATACCGGGCACTTTCTGTCGAACTTCGCAGTTTGGCGGTGCCGTGGATCCTCCGTAGAATCCGCCGCTCCGCGGGTGGATACTGATCGCCATGCGCATCGACTTTGACCCTGCTGAGCTGTCCCGTAACGAGTTCTACAAGCTGTTGACCGCGGTGGTGGTCCCGCGGCCCATCGCCTGGGTGTCAACCATCGACCCGTATGGCGTTTCTGCGAATCTTGCCCCGCACTCCTTCTTCAGCATCGCCAGTGTTTCGCCGCCCGTTGTTCAGTTCAGTTCTGTG
This window encodes:
- a CDS encoding IS3 family transposase (programmed frameshift) → MAAPRKYPDELRERATRLAVEARKDPVGRAGAIKRIADQLDVHPEALRGWVKRAEIDDGVVPGTTSGEAARIAELEREVKELRRANAILKSASGFLRRGAGPSTAMKVTCIDQYKETFGVQQICDVLSETDAPIASSTYYAAHSRPRSARSLRDEHLTEEIRRIHADNYGVYGARKVHATLVREYFTVARCTVERLMRQAGLRGVIRAKSPRTTRPAPETSRPADLVERQFTATAPNQLWVADITYIRTFSGWVYAAFVIDVFSRMVVGWQVATSLYTDLALDALEMAIWRRRHTGVDLAGLTDHSDRGVQYRAIRYTERLEQEAAVASVGSKGDSYDNALAEAFNSLFKAELIRHKGPWASINDVEIAVAEYVDWFNQRRLHGEPGHDTPAEHEAAYYAAEPPASLQKTS